The following are from one region of the Candidatus Woesearchaeota archaeon genome:
- a CDS encoding lysine--tRNA ligase, which translates to METNEKQKQDKNDHKDQRAAILHWADQVAERVIQIKGDKEKYTVASGITPSGTVHIGNFREIITTELIARALRSRRKKVRFIYSWDDYDVFRKVPVNMPKQEMLQTYLRQSIVDVPDPFGKEESYARHHEVEVEEAIKKVGIHTEFLYQSKKYRACEYAEQIIHALKNKEKIKAILDKYREEPLEETWLPITVFSLKDKTDKIRNIRWDGKHTVSYELEDGTTEHADIFKSGNVKLLWRVDWPMRWSWEKVDFEPGGKDHSTVGGSFDTGKEIVKLFNWEAPVYHMYNFISIKGGAGKISSSTGEVITLNDCLEIYEPQIVRWLFAGTRPGAEFAISFDADVIKIYEDFDKCERIYYGEQKDVSEKELANQKRIYELSCVEEGKVPKAMPYQPGFRHITNVLLQNELDIEKSIGYFEKQLKSKEDRERLHLRAVCAKNWILEYAPEEFKYTINKAVPQDVKDKLTKEQRAALHELAKRLEDKEWEDKELHEECYIILKNNNLDTKNFFTACYNVLISKDKGPKLAAFLIEIKEKAIVLLKSV; encoded by the coding sequence ATGGAAACAAACGAAAAACAAAAGCAAGACAAGAACGATCATAAAGACCAGAGAGCGGCAATCTTACACTGGGCAGACCAGGTTGCGGAAAGAGTTATCCAGATAAAAGGAGATAAAGAAAAATACACTGTTGCGTCAGGCATTACTCCAAGTGGAACTGTCCACATTGGAAATTTTCGGGAAATTATTACAACAGAACTTATCGCGCGCGCGTTGAGAAGCAGAAGGAAAAAAGTCCGCTTCATTTATTCATGGGATGACTATGATGTATTTAGAAAAGTTCCTGTAAACATGCCAAAACAAGAAATGCTGCAAACGTATCTCAGGCAATCCATTGTCGATGTTCCTGATCCATTTGGAAAAGAAGAATCCTACGCGCGTCATCACGAAGTGGAAGTAGAAGAAGCAATTAAAAAAGTAGGAATTCACACAGAATTTCTCTATCAAAGCAAAAAATATAGAGCATGCGAATACGCGGAGCAGATTATCCATGCATTAAAAAACAAAGAAAAGATCAAAGCGATTTTGGATAAGTATAGAGAAGAACCACTAGAAGAAACATGGCTTCCAATCACGGTCTTCTCATTAAAAGATAAAACAGACAAAATTAGAAATATTCGCTGGGATGGAAAGCATACGGTTTCCTATGAGTTAGAAGATGGAACAACAGAGCACGCGGATATTTTCAAGTCAGGAAATGTCAAATTGCTTTGGCGAGTGGATTGGCCAATGCGTTGGTCATGGGAAAAAGTAGATTTCGAACCAGGAGGAAAAGATCACTCCACTGTTGGTGGAAGCTTTGATACAGGAAAAGAAATTGTCAAACTGTTTAACTGGGAAGCGCCAGTCTATCACATGTATAATTTTATCAGCATCAAGGGTGGAGCGGGAAAAATCTCTTCGAGTACAGGAGAAGTTATTACATTAAATGACTGTCTTGAAATTTATGAACCACAGATTGTGCGATGGCTTTTCGCGGGAACACGACCAGGAGCGGAGTTCGCGATTTCTTTTGACGCGGATGTCATTAAAATCTACGAAGACTTTGACAAGTGCGAACGAATTTATTATGGAGAACAAAAAGATGTCAGTGAAAAAGAATTAGCGAACCAAAAAAGAATTTACGAACTTTCTTGTGTTGAAGAAGGAAAAGTGCCAAAGGCAATGCCCTATCAGCCAGGATTCCGTCATATCACGAACGTCCTTCTCCAAAATGAATTAGACATCGAAAAATCAATTGGTTATTTTGAGAAACAACTCAAATCGAAAGAAGACAGAGAACGATTGCATCTCCGCGCAGTGTGCGCGAAGAACTGGATTCTCGAGTATGCGCCAGAAGAGTTCAAGTACACGATAAATAAAGCAGTACCGCAGGATGTCAAAGATAAATTGACAAAAGAGCAACGAGCTGCGCTTCATGAGCTTGCGAAGCGCTTGGAAGACAAAGAATGGGAAGATAAAGAATTGCATGAAGAATGTTATATTATTCTCAAAAACAACAATCTTGACACAAAGAATTTCTTTACCGCGTGCTACAATGTCCTTATCAGCAAAGATAAAGGACC
- a CDS encoding mechanosensitive ion channel: MVSILDETIEPSSFIEAPSKTEYIINLIKPIISEIIVALIILLIGFIVGKLIGKTAHWVLRTLDVNKYWKELTGMNWRIDAAVSGILSGIIYFIVIVMVLNVLGLSTIIAKILGFGVMIIIFISFILAWKDFIPNYIDGLRLYKRLKIKDDVIIDDIKGTVEEVTWTDTKIVTEKGDHLYIPHSTFLKKGFKKLK, encoded by the coding sequence ATGGTCAGCATTCTGGATGAAACAATTGAACCTTCCTCATTTATTGAGGCGCCAAGCAAAACAGAGTACATTATCAATCTTATCAAGCCAATTATCTCAGAAATTATTGTCGCGCTGATCATTCTTCTCATCGGATTTATTGTTGGAAAGCTGATCGGCAAAACAGCGCATTGGGTGTTACGCACGCTCGACGTCAATAAGTATTGGAAAGAATTGACAGGAATGAATTGGAGAATTGACGCAGCAGTAAGTGGGATTCTCTCTGGAATCATATATTTCATTGTGATTGTCATGGTCCTTAATGTGCTAGGTCTATCCACAATCATCGCAAAAATATTGGGATTTGGCGTCATGATTATCATCTTTATCTCGTTTATCCTTGCATGGAAAGATTTCATTCCAAATTACATCGATGGGTTACGGCTGTACAAACGACTGAAAATAAAAGACGACGTGATTATTGATGATATCAAAGGAACTGTGGAAGAAGTAACATGGACAGACACAAAAATAGTAACAGAGAAAGGAGACCATTTATACATTCCACACAGCACATTTCTAAAGAAAGGATTTAAGAAACTCAAGTAA